Proteins co-encoded in one Halococcoides cellulosivorans genomic window:
- a CDS encoding cyclase family protein, with protein MHDLSHPVVDGMPTYPGDPPVSTDAVATHATDGYRLARLSCGTHAGTHIDAPAHILPDGRTLDEFDVSAFVRVCRRVDCRDLGPRAAITADRLPDLDALDDAVDCLAVWTGWDTHWGTPAYRDHPHLVPAAAERIADAGLAVALDTAGPDPTPPVDGAPADTASVADASSETTADGDANWPAHRAILGAGEPIVENLRNLGAVGTTFELRALPLRLDGGGSPVRAVGVER; from the coding sequence GTGCACGACCTCTCACATCCCGTCGTCGACGGCATGCCGACGTATCCGGGCGATCCGCCGGTGTCGACCGACGCGGTCGCCACGCACGCCACCGACGGGTATCGCCTCGCCCGACTGTCCTGTGGCACGCACGCGGGCACGCACATCGACGCACCAGCGCACATCCTCCCCGACGGGCGGACGCTGGACGAGTTCGACGTGAGCGCGTTCGTCCGGGTCTGTCGGCGGGTCGACTGTCGTGATCTGGGCCCGCGCGCGGCCATCACTGCCGATCGGTTGCCCGATCTCGACGCTCTCGACGACGCAGTCGACTGCCTCGCCGTCTGGACCGGGTGGGACACCCACTGGGGGACGCCCGCCTATCGCGACCATCCCCACCTCGTGCCCGCCGCGGCCGAGCGGATCGCCGATGCGGGACTCGCGGTCGCACTCGACACCGCGGGTCCGGACCCGACGCCCCCCGTGGACGGTGCACCCGCGGACACTGCGAGTGTGGCGGACGCGTCGAGCGAGACGACCGCGGACGGCGACGCCAACTGGCCGGCCCATCGCGCGATTCTGGGGGCGGGCGAACCGATCGTCGAGAATCTGCGGAATCTCGGGGCCGTCGGCACGACCTTCGAATTGCGGGCGCTGCCGCTCCGACTCGACGGCGGCGGGTCGCCCGTGCGGGCGGTGGGTGTCGAACGGTGA